Proteins encoded by one window of Fibrobacter sp. UWB15:
- a CDS encoding NUDIX hydrolase has translation MEFESIEKIHQGKFITRYDIHYRTVSGKAKTYEMISRNPDITGLKDMLEKKPHAVVMIMHDCTGQKLLLCKEYRMAVGESIYNFPAGLIDPGESYEEAAARELREETGLTLMRIDEVWKPSYSAVGFSNERNVVVLGVAGGEIRPSDSEVEEIQAEWFDKKQIREILKDERLSARTQTYCAMWSRA, from the coding sequence ATGGAATTTGAATCGATTGAAAAAATTCATCAGGGCAAGTTCATTACTCGATACGACATTCATTACAGAACGGTCAGTGGCAAGGCTAAAACCTACGAGATGATTAGTCGCAACCCCGATATCACGGGCCTTAAGGATATGCTTGAAAAGAAACCGCACGCTGTGGTGATGATCATGCACGACTGCACCGGTCAAAAGCTATTGCTTTGCAAGGAATACCGTATGGCCGTAGGCGAAAGCATCTACAATTTCCCGGCAGGCCTCATTGACCCCGGAGAATCTTACGAAGAGGCGGCTGCCCGTGAACTTCGCGAAGAGACCGGCCTTACGCTTATGCGTATTGACGAAGTGTGGAAACCGAGCTATTCCGCTGTTGGATTTTCTAACGAACGAAATGTGGTCGTTTTAGGTGTGGCCGGAGGAGAAATTCGTCCGAGCGATTCCGAAGTCGAAGAAATTCAGGCCGAGTGGTTCGACAAGAAACAAATCCGCGAAATCCTCAAGGATGAACGCCTCTCTGCGCGTACGCAAACTTATTGCGCCATGTGGAGCCGCGCTTAA
- the rsmG gene encoding 16S rRNA (guanine(527)-N(7))-methyltransferase RsmG, with translation MANNWSKKPFSKGPSRQPSRNASAAGRDFVPHLKAPRTDFPLFNGRRVTPSLAGLDKLLHYYGVELQPETLKQIWEFHQLLRANNDDQDLTRLNAFETMVERHYADCTLINAYVPKWPARMIDVGSGAGFPGIPLKIVNPSIRLTLCEPRPNRINFLNMVIEKMGLKGIDVFGHKVTSRSMTIPVDGVISRAFELMEKTLPRIANSLKVGGRVFFMKGPAVADELKTFHPEDFGYKFVGQHFYTIPNSTQERALIILERVE, from the coding sequence ATGGCAAATAACTGGTCCAAAAAGCCCTTCTCGAAAGGCCCCTCAAGGCAACCTTCTCGCAATGCTTCTGCTGCTGGTCGCGACTTTGTGCCGCACCTTAAGGCGCCCCGCACCGACTTTCCGCTGTTCAACGGCAGGCGTGTGACCCCGTCTTTGGCTGGCCTCGACAAGTTGTTGCATTACTATGGCGTGGAACTTCAGCCCGAAACGCTCAAGCAGATTTGGGAATTCCACCAGTTGCTCCGTGCGAACAACGATGACCAGGATTTGACCCGCCTGAATGCTTTTGAAACCATGGTGGAACGTCATTACGCAGACTGCACGCTCATCAATGCGTATGTGCCCAAGTGGCCAGCCCGCATGATTGACGTGGGTAGCGGCGCCGGATTTCCGGGTATTCCCCTCAAGATTGTGAACCCCTCCATTCGCCTTACCTTGTGCGAACCGCGTCCTAACCGTATCAACTTCTTGAATATGGTTATCGAGAAAATGGGCCTCAAGGGGATCGACGTGTTCGGTCACAAGGTCACTAGTCGCAGCATGACGATTCCGGTAGACGGTGTCATTAGCCGCGCTTTTGAACTCATGGAAAAGACGCTTCCGCGTATTGCCAATTCCCTGAAGGTGGGCGGTCGCGTATTCTTTATGAAGGGCCCCGCCGTCGCCGACGAACTCAAGACCTTCCATCCGGAAGATTTTGGCTACAAGTTCGTGGGGCAGCACTTCTATACAATTCCCAACAGTACGCAGGAACGAGCCCTGATTATTTTGGAACGGGTGGAGTAA
- a CDS encoding pyridoxal phosphate-dependent aminotransferase, whose protein sequence is MKPLSNRTEHFTESVIRHMTRIANACGAINLSQGFPDFDPPKALQDRLAEVAHTGPHQYAITIGAQNFREALSKKQEHFSGLRYDPQTEMVITCGSTEAMMITMMSVCNPGDKVVIFSPFYENYTADTILSGATPIYVPLNPHDFTFDANVLEDAMKLPGVKALVLCNPSNPSGKVFTRKELQIIADLAIKYDLYVITDEVYEHIVFAPHRHTYIATLPGMRERTIECSSLSKSYSITGWRLGYVLAAEPIMNCIKKIHDFTVVGAASPLQETALTALNFGDDYYQELQAHYTHMKEIFTGGLRDLGFKFTEPQGTYFVMMDISEFGYKSDDQFCIDLAQKVGVAAVPGSSFFREPVNHLIRFHFAKKDETLIEALSRLESLRKKLL, encoded by the coding sequence ATGAAGCCTTTAAGTAATCGTACGGAACATTTTACGGAATCGGTCATTCGTCACATGACGCGCATCGCGAACGCTTGCGGTGCAATCAACTTGTCGCAGGGTTTCCCGGATTTTGACCCGCCCAAGGCCTTGCAAGACCGCCTGGCCGAAGTCGCCCACACGGGCCCGCACCAGTACGCGATTACGATTGGTGCGCAGAATTTCCGCGAAGCGCTTTCTAAAAAGCAGGAACATTTCAGCGGATTGCGTTACGACCCGCAAACCGAAATGGTCATCACTTGCGGCAGTACCGAAGCCATGATGATCACGATGATGTCGGTCTGCAATCCAGGCGACAAGGTGGTCATCTTCTCGCCGTTCTACGAAAACTACACTGCCGATACGATTCTGAGTGGAGCGACTCCGATTTATGTTCCGCTCAATCCGCACGATTTTACCTTCGATGCAAATGTCCTCGAAGATGCCATGAAGCTGCCGGGCGTGAAGGCGCTCGTACTTTGCAATCCGTCGAACCCGAGCGGAAAAGTCTTTACCCGCAAAGAGCTGCAGATTATCGCCGACCTCGCCATCAAATATGATTTGTATGTAATCACCGACGAAGTCTACGAACACATCGTGTTTGCACCGCACCGTCATACTTATATTGCGACGCTTCCGGGCATGCGCGAACGCACCATTGAATGTTCCAGCCTTTCCAAGAGCTATTCCATTACGGGCTGGCGCCTGGGCTACGTGCTCGCTGCCGAACCCATCATGAACTGCATCAAGAAAATTCACGACTTTACGGTGGTGGGAGCCGCTTCGCCGCTGCAAGAAACCGCGCTCACCGCGCTCAACTTTGGCGACGATTACTACCAGGAATTGCAGGCGCATTACACGCACATGAAAGAAATTTTCACTGGCGGCCTGCGCGATCTTGGTTTCAAGTTCACCGAGCCGCAGGGCACGTACTTCGTGATGATGGATATCAGCGAATTCGGCTACAAGTCCGATGACCAGTTCTGTATCGACCTCGCGCAAAAGGTGGGCGTTGCCGCAGTACCTGGCTCCAGTTTCTTCCGCGAACCGGTGAATCACCTGATTCGCTTCCATTTCGCCAAGAAAGATGAAACTCTAATCGAAGCATTGAGTCGCCTGGAAAGTCTTCGTAAGAAACTTCTATAA
- a CDS encoding glycoside hydrolase N-terminal domain-containing protein yields MRTLGIVFGTLACAAVFAVAAENPLKLWYNSDAGTSFTDALPIGNGYMGGIIYGGVAKDIIGLNESTVWSGGPGDNNKQGAASHLKDARDAMFRGDYRTAESIVSNYMIGPGPASFQPVGDLVITTSHSGATNYRRELDLKTAIAKTTYTAGGVNYTREYFASYPDHVIVVHLTADKSGSVSFGATMTTPHRSNSMSSSGNTLVYDVTVNSIKFQNRLNVVADGGTVSVANGKINVQGANSAMLVLTTATNFKSYNDVSGNPGAIATEIMSKVAKKSYDDLLSAHLKDYQTIFNRVSLNLGEPDKSAGDITSTRVKNFNSTNDPSLVELHYQFGRYLLISSSRKGGQPANLQGIWNKDTNPVWGSKYTTNINLEMNYWPVETANLGECVWPLIDKIKSMVPQGEKTAKVHWGVDEGWVEHHNTDLWNRTAPIDGAWGLWPTGAGWLSTHLWEHFLFNPTDKAYLQDVYSTMKGAALFFVNSLVEEPETGHKYLVTAPSDSPENDHGGYNVCFGPTMDNQIIRDVLNYTIEASKILGVDEEARAKMEAVVKRLPPTKTGKYGQITEWLQDWDDPNNKNRHISHLYGLFPSAQITPEETPDLIKGAGVTLKQRGDDATGWSLAWKINFWARMHDGDHAYTMIRMLLTPNKTYNNLFDSHPPFQIDGNFGAVSGVNEMLMQSHNGRINLLPALPSQWKDGSIKGIRARGGFEIDSMAWKGGKLNYVAIKSDVGQTLNIVNGSNKFTTTTVPGKVYEFDGNLKLTNQPYEPVTIPGKIQAESYVAMEGVQIEPDEEGEPNLGWINDGDYSEYLVKVPTAGSYKLTARVASGAEEKSTITVADSTGKALATLTVDPAKTEGWNDWYETSTAIDLPKGEQKLKFTYNGSDTYLMNVDWFSFDSDPTAIPTVARVASALSVRQVSMARASVALMVSADGDFEVRLYSANGNLVAKRQGSGNSLVEFGKNGRLLQGTYIAVVKSGNLQKTLKIKAY; encoded by the coding sequence ATGAGAACGCTGGGCATAGTGTTTGGTACTTTGGCGTGTGCAGCTGTGTTTGCTGTTGCTGCCGAAAATCCCCTGAAATTGTGGTACAATAGCGATGCGGGTACCTCGTTTACCGACGCTTTGCCCATTGGCAACGGCTACATGGGCGGCATTATTTATGGGGGCGTCGCAAAAGACATTATCGGCCTGAACGAAAGTACCGTGTGGTCGGGTGGCCCGGGCGACAACAACAAGCAGGGGGCTGCTAGCCACCTGAAAGATGCCCGCGATGCCATGTTCCGTGGCGACTACCGCACGGCAGAATCCATTGTATCTAATTATATGATCGGCCCAGGCCCGGCAAGCTTTCAGCCGGTGGGCGATCTGGTGATTACCACGTCGCATTCGGGCGCTACCAATTACCGCCGCGAACTCGACCTCAAAACAGCTATCGCAAAAACGACGTATACGGCAGGCGGCGTCAACTACACCCGCGAATATTTTGCAAGCTACCCGGACCATGTGATCGTGGTGCACCTCACGGCCGATAAAAGCGGCTCGGTGAGCTTTGGCGCCACCATGACGACTCCGCACCGTAGCAACAGCATGTCCAGCAGCGGCAATACGCTCGTTTACGACGTGACGGTGAATTCCATCAAGTTCCAAAATCGCCTGAACGTGGTAGCTGACGGCGGCACAGTTTCGGTCGCGAACGGCAAAATCAACGTGCAGGGCGCAAATTCTGCAATGCTTGTGCTTACCACGGCTACGAACTTCAAGTCTTATAACGATGTCTCGGGCAACCCGGGTGCAATCGCAACCGAGATTATGTCGAAGGTCGCAAAAAAGTCTTACGACGACTTGCTCAGCGCGCACCTCAAGGATTACCAGACGATTTTCAATCGCGTCTCTTTGAACTTGGGCGAACCCGACAAGAGCGCAGGCGACATTACCAGCACTCGCGTCAAGAATTTCAATTCCACGAATGACCCCTCCTTGGTGGAACTGCATTACCAGTTCGGCCGTTACTTGCTGATTTCGAGCTCGCGCAAGGGCGGCCAGCCCGCCAACTTGCAGGGCATTTGGAACAAGGATACGAACCCGGTTTGGGGCAGCAAGTACACCACGAACATTAACCTCGAAATGAACTACTGGCCGGTAGAGACGGCGAACCTCGGCGAATGCGTATGGCCGCTCATTGACAAAATCAAGAGCATGGTGCCGCAGGGCGAAAAGACGGCCAAGGTGCACTGGGGCGTAGACGAAGGCTGGGTGGAACACCACAATACCGACCTCTGGAACCGTACCGCTCCGATCGATGGCGCGTGGGGCTTGTGGCCGACGGGTGCCGGCTGGCTCAGCACGCACTTGTGGGAACATTTCTTGTTCAACCCGACTGACAAGGCGTATTTGCAAGACGTTTATTCGACCATGAAGGGGGCGGCGCTCTTCTTCGTGAATAGCCTTGTGGAAGAACCTGAAACCGGCCACAAGTATCTGGTGACGGCCCCGAGCGATTCCCCGGAAAATGACCACGGCGGTTACAATGTCTGCTTTGGCCCGACCATGGACAACCAGATTATCCGCGACGTGCTGAATTACACCATTGAGGCGTCCAAGATTCTGGGCGTCGACGAAGAGGCCCGCGCCAAGATGGAAGCGGTGGTAAAACGCTTGCCGCCTACAAAGACGGGTAAGTACGGCCAGATTACGGAATGGCTGCAGGATTGGGATGACCCGAACAACAAGAATCGCCATATTTCGCACCTGTACGGCCTTTTCCCGAGCGCGCAGATTACGCCGGAAGAAACTCCCGACTTGATCAAGGGTGCTGGCGTTACGCTCAAGCAGCGCGGCGATGATGCGACCGGGTGGTCGCTTGCCTGGAAAATCAATTTCTGGGCCCGCATGCACGACGGCGATCACGCTTACACCATGATTCGCATGCTGCTGACGCCGAACAAGACTTACAATAATTTGTTCGATTCCCACCCGCCGTTCCAGATTGACGGTAACTTCGGTGCGGTCTCGGGCGTGAACGAAATGCTCATGCAGAGCCACAACGGCAGAATCAACCTGTTGCCGGCATTGCCTTCGCAGTGGAAAGACGGTAGCATCAAGGGCATTCGCGCCCGCGGCGGTTTCGAAATCGATTCCATGGCCTGGAAGGGTGGCAAGCTCAATTATGTGGCCATCAAGTCCGATGTGGGCCAGACGCTGAACATTGTGAATGGTTCTAACAAGTTCACCACGACGACGGTGCCGGGCAAAGTTTACGAATTCGACGGCAACCTCAAGCTCACGAATCAGCCGTATGAACCGGTGACGATTCCGGGCAAGATTCAGGCTGAAAGCTACGTTGCCATGGAAGGCGTGCAGATTGAACCCGACGAAGAAGGCGAACCGAACCTCGGCTGGATTAACGATGGCGACTACAGCGAATACCTGGTGAAGGTTCCGACGGCTGGCTCTTACAAGCTTACCGCCCGCGTAGCCTCTGGCGCCGAAGAAAAGTCGACGATTACCGTTGCTGATTCTACAGGTAAGGCGCTGGCGACACTTACGGTGGACCCGGCTAAGACCGAGGGTTGGAACGACTGGTACGAAACTTCGACCGCGATCGATTTGCCGAAGGGTGAACAGAAACTTAAGTTCACTTATAACGGAAGCGATACGTACCTGATGAATGTGGACTGGTTCAGTTTCGATAGCGATCCGACGGCAATTCCGACGGTGGCTCGCGTGGCAAGCGCTCTCTCGGTTCGTCAAGTGTCGATGGCCCGCGCTTCGGTGGCCCTGATGGTAAGTGCCGATGGCGACTTTGAAGTCCGCCTGTACTCGGCAAACGGCAATTTGGTGGCAAAACGGCAGGGTAGCGGTAATTCCCTGGTGGAATTCGGCAAAAATGGCCGCCTGCTGCAAGGGACTTACATTGCGGTTGTCAAGAGCGGTAACCTGCAAAAAACGCTCAAAATCAAGGCATATTGA
- a CDS encoding YgiQ family radical SAM protein → MYDPRFLPICKEDLEELGWDYVDVIIISADAYVDHPCFGHAVVGRLFEHEGLRVAILPQPNWRDDLRDFKKLGKPRMFFAISSGMDSMVNHYTAAKRLRSDDAFTPGNKAGFRPDYATYTYAKILKKLYPDVPLLIGGLESSLRRVTHYDYWSDRLKPSILFDTQADILVYGMGEKPLKEIVRLLKKGVPFSSLHSIPQTAYLAPKGQIPTTKQWEDLRLASYEDCLANKRNQIDNCRKVDIECNKWFQRRILQDVAEQTVVINPAYPPLEYGELDESFEYPYAREPHPRYKKRGNVPAFDMIKFSINTHRGCFGGCSFCAINAHQGKFIASRSRESILREVDLITKMDGFAGTITDLGGPSANMYNMRGKDPSRCQKCARPSCLTPKVCDNMDTHHHELLELYREVRNHPKVKHLFIGSGVRYDMLLQETDDKELIRDHEEYARELIDYHVSGRLKVAPEHTSDAVLKLMRKPSFTLFHKFKEFFDDECKRIGKRQQIIPYFISSHPGCTEADMAELALETKQLGFQLEQVQDFTPTPMTIATEMFYSEMTPDGKPLYVAKTPEQKRSQRQFFFWYIPENRPQIRATLERLKLGKIGRLLLSRSAKAEGKEFYPSKEREENAEYREREQQKREQRAVTIVPQKSGDKGRWENSARKERRAAQFGNSGNNGGNSRENRGNNREGRKSFHSDRKFNDDRRDFGSNKGRDFRTNKPNNRDNQRGNEKRNSSPVQFSSMRRGK, encoded by the coding sequence ATGTACGATCCGCGCTTTTTACCCATCTGCAAAGAAGACCTAGAGGAACTCGGCTGGGACTATGTCGATGTGATTATCATTAGCGCGGACGCCTACGTGGACCACCCCTGTTTTGGGCATGCCGTGGTCGGTCGCCTTTTCGAGCACGAAGGCTTGCGCGTGGCAATACTCCCGCAGCCGAACTGGCGCGATGACTTGCGCGACTTCAAGAAACTTGGCAAGCCGCGAATGTTCTTCGCAATTTCTAGCGGCATGGACAGCATGGTGAACCACTACACCGCGGCAAAACGCCTCCGCAGCGATGACGCCTTTACGCCCGGCAACAAGGCTGGGTTCCGCCCGGATTACGCGACTTACACGTACGCAAAGATTTTAAAGAAACTCTACCCCGACGTTCCGCTGCTGATTGGCGGACTTGAATCGAGCCTGCGCCGCGTAACGCATTACGACTACTGGAGCGACAGACTCAAGCCGAGCATTCTTTTCGACACGCAAGCCGACATTCTCGTGTACGGCATGGGCGAAAAGCCGCTCAAGGAAATCGTGCGACTCTTGAAGAAGGGCGTGCCGTTTTCAAGCCTGCATTCGATTCCGCAGACGGCCTACCTTGCGCCCAAGGGGCAAATCCCTACGACCAAGCAGTGGGAAGACTTGCGCCTCGCAAGCTACGAAGATTGCCTTGCCAATAAGCGCAATCAGATTGACAACTGCCGCAAGGTGGACATTGAATGCAACAAGTGGTTCCAGCGCCGCATTCTGCAGGATGTCGCGGAACAGACCGTGGTGATTAACCCCGCGTACCCGCCGCTGGAATACGGCGAACTCGACGAGAGCTTTGAATACCCCTACGCCCGCGAACCGCACCCGCGTTACAAGAAACGCGGCAACGTGCCTGCGTTCGACATGATCAAGTTCAGTATCAACACGCACCGCGGCTGTTTTGGCGGTTGCAGTTTTTGCGCCATCAACGCACACCAGGGCAAGTTTATTGCGAGCCGTAGCCGCGAAAGCATTCTGCGCGAAGTCGATTTGATTACGAAGATGGACGGATTCGCCGGCACCATCACCGATTTGGGCGGTCCGAGCGCCAATATGTACAACATGCGCGGCAAGGACCCGAGCCGTTGCCAAAAGTGCGCACGCCCCAGTTGCCTGACTCCAAAAGTCTGCGACAACATGGACACGCATCACCACGAGCTCCTGGAACTTTATCGCGAAGTGCGCAACCACCCGAAGGTAAAGCACCTGTTTATCGGGAGCGGCGTGCGTTACGACATGCTGCTGCAAGAAACCGACGACAAGGAACTGATTCGCGACCACGAGGAATACGCCCGCGAACTGATTGACTATCATGTGAGCGGGCGCCTGAAGGTGGCCCCGGAACATACCAGCGATGCCGTGCTCAAGTTGATGCGCAAGCCAAGCTTTACCTTGTTCCATAAGTTCAAAGAATTCTTTGACGACGAATGCAAGCGCATCGGAAAGCGCCAGCAGATTATTCCTTACTTTATCAGTAGCCACCCCGGATGTACCGAAGCCGACATGGCGGAACTTGCACTCGAGACAAAGCAGCTCGGTTTCCAGCTGGAACAGGTGCAGGACTTTACGCCGACACCGATGACGATTGCGACCGAGATGTTCTACAGCGAAATGACGCCGGATGGAAAGCCGCTTTACGTGGCGAAAACGCCGGAACAGAAGCGGAGCCAGCGCCAGTTCTTCTTCTGGTACATTCCCGAAAACCGCCCGCAGATTCGCGCCACACTCGAGCGCCTGAAACTCGGCAAGATTGGCCGCCTATTGCTGAGCCGCAGCGCGAAAGCCGAAGGCAAGGAATTCTACCCCAGCAAGGAACGCGAAGAAAACGCCGAATACCGCGAGCGCGAACAGCAGAAGCGCGAACAGCGTGCCGTCACTATTGTGCCGCAGAAATCCGGCGACAAGGGCCGCTGGGAAAACTCCGCTCGCAAGGAACGCCGCGCAGCCCAGTTTGGCAACAGCGGAAACAACGGCGGCAATTCTCGTGAAAACCGCGGCAACAACCGCGAAGGGCGCAAGAGTTTCCACAGCGACCGCAAATTTAACGACGACCGTCGCGATTTCGGTTCAAACAAGGGTCGCGATTTCCGCACCAACAAGCCGAACAACCGCGACAATCAGCGAGGAAATGAGAAGCGAAACAGCTCTCCAGTGCAGTTTAGTTCCATGCGTCGAGGAAAATAA
- a CDS encoding epoxyqueuosine reductase QueH, which produces MEPLQSNVPKHNYQRDLDYIIRRLERTGEVPTLLLHACCAPCSSYTIEYLSQYFKITLFYYNPNIAPDEEYRHRVEEIKRFVAEFKTKHPVTLIEGEYDPKKFYDVARGLENEPEGGARCRKCFELRLAESARLARELNCEYFTTTLTISPMKNAQVLNEVVQEQCDIYGIKRLPSDFKKKGGYKRSIQLSAEYNLYRQNYCGCVYSRRDAEKRESACNL; this is translated from the coding sequence ATGGAACCGCTGCAGTCCAACGTTCCTAAGCATAATTACCAGCGCGACTTGGATTATATTATCCGCAGGCTGGAACGCACCGGCGAAGTGCCGACGCTTTTGCTGCATGCCTGCTGTGCGCCGTGCAGCAGCTACACCATCGAATACCTGTCGCAATACTTCAAGATTACGCTTTTCTACTACAATCCGAATATCGCGCCCGACGAAGAATACCGCCACCGCGTCGAAGAAATCAAGCGGTTCGTCGCCGAATTCAAGACGAAGCATCCGGTCACGCTGATCGAGGGCGAATACGACCCGAAAAAATTCTACGATGTCGCACGCGGGCTCGAAAACGAACCCGAAGGCGGTGCGCGCTGCCGCAAGTGTTTTGAACTGCGCCTCGCTGAATCGGCAAGGCTCGCCCGCGAACTGAACTGCGAATACTTCACCACCACGCTCACCATCAGCCCGATGAAAAATGCGCAGGTGCTGAACGAGGTGGTGCAGGAGCAGTGTGATATTTACGGAATCAAGCGCCTGCCCAGCGACTTCAAGAAGAAGGGCGGCTACAAGCGCTCCATTCAACTTTCGGCGGAGTACAACTTATACCGACAGAATTACTGCGGCTGCGTCTACTCGCGCCGCGACGCGGAAAAGCGGGAATCAGCCTGCAATTTATAG
- a CDS encoding family 43 glycosylhydrolase has protein sequence MMFVKNIKAAVALVGFGLCTQAMAENPLIQTYYSPDPAPVVFGDTLCTYSGNDEGGSFFTMHGWRVSCTTDMVNWTDMNTLILEAGDFNGSAKKNGDWASQCIRRNDKYYYYVTVESTRGGRAINVGVSDKKEGPFKDALNGKHLAGPNWDYIDPTVFIDDDGQAWLYWGNPKLYYCPLKENMIECASEIKVSDMSTFNGKYTEGPWIHKRGKKYYMIYAAGGIPESIDYSWSDSPTGPWTYKGVIMPKNEPGAAFTVHSGIVDFKGRSFFFYHNQKNVKGGGYSRSTAIEEFTWNADGTIPTIRATNNGVVKPIKNLDPFVRVEAETKAWVGGMTVNTSGGYTIIEHVKAQNGAVYLTNMGNSFYTKVRSVDMGDGADRIIVCTRGNGGKLELHAGSENGALLATMNIPSSSAWQENSFDLTDAAGVDDLFFVVKQGGFDFDYWYMESEKTAVPQTPYKEVAAKIPGKIEAENYDVGGHNKAFYDNDRENQGKAYREDEVDVVDISDSKCGDAACTGYAIGYTNEGEWVEYTIDVAADAKYDITANVATAFETSAMQLFIDDKEITELVVAPKVDSVWTTYKVVDVGSAELKKGEHVLKLLITGAYLNVDWIQFTDPNDTTTSIAKNVKLAPQTASYNVFGATGKFLGRVESGANMAATLKNAGFASGMYILRAAGLNKTLRVQVR, from the coding sequence ATGATGTTTGTGAAGAACATTAAGGCGGCTGTCGCCTTGGTTGGTTTCGGGCTTTGCACGCAGGCTATGGCCGAAAACCCGCTTATCCAGACCTATTATTCTCCGGATCCGGCGCCTGTCGTGTTCGGCGATACGCTTTGCACCTATTCCGGCAACGACGAGGGCGGAAGCTTCTTCACGATGCACGGCTGGCGCGTGTCTTGCACCACCGATATGGTGAACTGGACCGACATGAACACCCTCATTCTGGAAGCGGGTGACTTTAACGGTTCTGCCAAGAAAAACGGCGACTGGGCTTCTCAATGCATTCGCCGCAATGACAAGTACTATTATTACGTGACGGTGGAATCCACCCGCGGCGGCCGCGCCATTAACGTGGGTGTGTCCGACAAGAAGGAAGGCCCCTTCAAGGATGCCCTGAACGGCAAACATTTGGCGGGCCCCAACTGGGACTACATCGACCCCACCGTATTTATTGACGACGATGGCCAGGCATGGCTCTACTGGGGTAACCCGAAGCTCTATTATTGCCCCCTCAAGGAGAACATGATTGAATGCGCAAGCGAAATCAAGGTCTCCGACATGAGCACCTTTAACGGCAAGTATACCGAAGGCCCATGGATTCACAAGCGCGGCAAAAAATATTACATGATTTACGCCGCCGGCGGCATTCCAGAATCCATTGACTATTCCTGGAGCGATTCCCCGACGGGCCCCTGGACCTATAAGGGCGTCATTATGCCGAAAAACGAACCGGGTGCCGCGTTCACCGTCCACTCCGGCATTGTCGACTTTAAGGGCCGCAGTTTCTTCTTCTATCACAACCAGAAGAACGTGAAGGGTGGCGGCTACAGCCGTTCTACCGCCATCGAAGAATTCACCTGGAATGCCGACGGTACCATTCCCACGATCCGCGCCACCAACAATGGCGTCGTAAAGCCCATCAAGAACCTTGACCCGTTCGTGCGCGTGGAAGCCGAAACCAAGGCTTGGGTTGGCGGCATGACTGTCAATACGTCGGGCGGCTACACCATCATCGAACATGTGAAGGCTCAAAACGGTGCGGTTTACCTGACCAATATGGGTAACAGCTTCTATACCAAGGTACGCTCTGTTGACATGGGCGATGGTGCCGACCGCATTATCGTTTGCACTAGGGGCAACGGCGGTAAGCTTGAACTCCATGCCGGTTCCGAAAACGGTGCGCTCCTTGCTACAATGAATATTCCGTCTAGTTCTGCCTGGCAAGAAAATTCGTTCGACTTGACTGATGCCGCAGGCGTCGATGACTTGTTCTTCGTGGTAAAGCAGGGCGGGTTCGATTTTGACTACTGGTACATGGAAAGCGAAAAGACCGCTGTGCCGCAGACTCCTTACAAGGAAGTGGCTGCAAAGATTCCGGGCAAGATCGAAGCCGAAAACTACGACGTGGGCGGCCACAATAAGGCCTTCTACGACAATGACCGCGAAAACCAGGGGAAGGCCTACCGCGAAGACGAAGTCGACGTCGTAGACATTAGCGATTCCAAGTGCGGAGACGCCGCCTGCACGGGGTACGCCATCGGCTACACCAACGAAGGCGAATGGGTAGAATATACCATTGATGTCGCGGCCGACGCCAAGTACGACATTACGGCGAATGTGGCGACTGCCTTCGAAACTTCTGCAATGCAGCTGTTCATTGACGACAAGGAAATCACGGAATTGGTTGTTGCCCCGAAGGTTGACAGCGTATGGACGACGTATAAGGTGGTGGATGTTGGTTCTGCGGAACTCAAGAAGGGCGAACACGTGCTCAAGCTCCTGATTACGGGTGCCTACTTGAACGTGGACTGGATTCAGTTTACCGATCCGAACGACACCACGACTTCTATTGCGAAGAACGTAAAGCTTGCCCCGCAGACAGCGTCTTACAACGTGTTCGGCGCCACCGGCAAGTTCCTCGGTCGCGTAGAATCCGGTGCGAACATGGCTGCAACCCTTAAGAATGCTGGGTTCGCAAGCGGTATGTACATCTTGCGTGCCGCGGGCCTGAACAAGACCCTCCGCGTACAAGTCCGTTAG